The Dictyoglomus sp. NZ13-RE01 sequence GCCTGCAATGGGTATTATCCCTTTTGCCTTGAACGTACTAATAGCTTTCAATAAATTGGTCCAAGTTGTTGGAAGTGCCAGCTTGTATTTATCAAATAGATCCTTATTTACAAACAATCCTTCATAAAATCCAATAGTAGGCAAAGCATATATCTTTCCATCATATTCCTTTATTGGACCTTTATATCTACAAAATTCTAAAGCTCCCTTATAGAAATTTTTACCCCAATCCTTATCTTTTTCTAATTCTTCATCCCAAGAATAAACTTTTCCTGTTTTTAAAAGGGGTTCTGCATCTGCTCCAACAAAGAAAAATGCTACATCTGGTTCGTTACCTGAGGCATAATCTGTTTTTATCTTTGTTCTTATCAAATCACCTGAGGTTGGAGTTGCTTCGTCAATTATTTCCACATTTGGATACCTTTTCATGAAATCTTTTATTACACTCTGCCATACTGCTGTCCATGGATCCTCACCTGTAAAGTAAGTCACAGCTCTGATCTTTACTTTTTCTTGAGCAGAACCTATAAGGGTAGAAATGAGCAAAAAGGAGATTAGGAGAAGGAGTGGTAAACTTTTAAATCTTCTCATAAGAAAATCCTCCTTTAAAAAATATTTTCACTAAAAATATACTTTGGGTAGATTTATTTATGAATGGTAAAGGTTTGTTATTTTTTGAAAAATTTTGGGAATTTTTATAGATATAAAAGCTCTATCTTCTTTTGATGAGTAAGCTTATTCCAATTATAATAAGTGTAATTGGAATTAAAAGATTAATATAATTAGAAAGCTTTTCTTGAAATATTAAAATTAACCCTATTGTGGTTAAAATAATACCCGGATATAATGGCCAGTACCTCTCACCAGAATATTTTGAAAATTTTGAAGTATGTACAAAATATATAGCTATAAAGGAGAGACCTAAGAGTGGGAGAAAGTATATTCCTTCTACATAAACAAGATCTCTTAATAATAAATATATTCCTACTGCTGTTAATATGCATCCTGGAATCAAAAAGCCTATATTCTTACCAAACCTCTTATACATATAGAGAAAGGAAATAGCAAAAATAAATATGATTGATGAGCCAGATAAAAGATGAAAGTTAATTAGTGTCAAAAAGATACCTATTAACAATAAAATCATTCCTAAAATTTTCTGGTCCATTTTTTCCTCCAAAGTTTTTTATTATTATATCATTTTTTATATTCTTGACTTTTTTGCTCTGAATATATAAAATTTATCAAAAAAATGACTGAGAATTCCTTATATGAAAAAGCATTAAGTTTTCCTGAGGCTCCAGGGGTATATATCTTTAAGGATACCCAGGGAAGAGTAATTTATGTTGGAAAGTCTAAATCCCTCAAAAAAAGAGTACTTTCTTATTTTAAAGACAATTCTATCAAAAGCCAATTAATCTTAAAAAGAGCAAAGGATTTAGACTACATTATTACCGATTCTGAAGTGGAAGCATTCCTATTAGAATCCGTATTAATCAAAAAGAATAAACCCATATTTAATGTGCAATTAAGAGATGACAAACAATATCCATTATTAAAGCTAACTCTTAATGAACCATATCCAAGATTAATTCTTTCAAGAAGAATTGAAAATGATAATGCAAGATATTTTGGACCATTTCCCCAGGGGAGTACAGTAAGGGAAACTATTTCAATAGTTAAAAAGATATTTAATCTTAGGAGTTGTAAGTGGAATTTACCTAATAAAAAGCCTAAAAGACCATGTATCTATTATGATTTGAAAAGATGTTATGCTCCATGTCAAGGATATATTACTCAGGAAGAGTATAAGAAGATTGTTGATGAAGTTCTATTATTCTTAGAAGGAAAATATCAAGAATTGATAAAGATACTTATGGAAAAAATGAGACAATCTGCAGAAAAATTAGAGTTTGAAAAAGCCATTAAGTATAGAGAGCAGATAAGATATTTACAAAATCTTGGTGAAAAGCAGAAAATTATCTCCTTTAACAATGAAGATAAGGATTTAATTCAGATTGTTCGTGAGGATGGTACCGCTAAAGCATTAGTCTATCTTATAAGGGAAGGTAAATTAGTGGAGAAAAGATTACATACTTTAAAGATTCCTCATACCGAAGATATATCAGTAAAAGAAATTCTTACTGGATTTTTAACTCAATATTATTCCCAAAGGGATATCCCAAGTAAAGTTATCATTCCAGTAGATTTGGAAGAGGAAAAAGAAGATCTGGAAAAATTTTTATCTAATAAAAAAGGTATTCATGTAAGCATAAAGCTTCCAGAGGGAGAAGAAATTGAGCTAATGGATATGGCTTTAAAGGACTTGAATATAATTGAGATTAAAAAGGATAAGATATGGAGAGGATTATTAGAATTACAAAAAATTTTCAATCTTGATTCAATTCCTCTTTGGATTGAAGGGTATGATATATCCAATCTTCAGGGTAAAGAAGCGGTAGGATCGAGAGTCGTTTTTTATAAAGGATTGCCCTACAAAGATAGATATAGAAGATACAAGATAAAATTTACTGATGAAGAACCAAATGATTATC is a genomic window containing:
- a CDS encoding excinuclease ABC subunit C; translated protein: MTENSLYEKALSFPEAPGVYIFKDTQGRVIYVGKSKSLKKRVLSYFKDNSIKSQLILKRAKDLDYIITDSEVEAFLLESVLIKKNKPIFNVQLRDDKQYPLLKLTLNEPYPRLILSRRIENDNARYFGPFPQGSTVRETISIVKKIFNLRSCKWNLPNKKPKRPCIYYDLKRCYAPCQGYITQEEYKKIVDEVLLFLEGKYQELIKILMEKMRQSAEKLEFEKAIKYREQIRYLQNLGEKQKIISFNNEDKDLIQIVREDGTAKALVYLIREGKLVEKRLHTLKIPHTEDISVKEILTGFLTQYYSQRDIPSKVIIPVDLEEEKEDLEKFLSNKKGIHVSIKLPEGEEIELMDMALKDLNIIEIKKDKIWRGLLELQKIFNLDSIPLWIEGYDISNLQGKEAVGSRVVFYKGLPYKDRYRRYKIKFTDEEPNDYQMLQEVMERRLNDKEDEISDVILIDGGKGQLNAVLEVFKKYNIYPKLIIALAKREEEIYVPGKKDPIKLEKDSPALHILQNVRDEAHRFALSYHRKLRGKKIINSQILNIPGLGEKRMKILLDKFGSINELKKASLDELVNIKGIPKNLGEKIYMYLHKES